TCAACTCTTTGAGTGCAATATAAATCTCCAAAACATTATTTTTAGTTAAACCAGACTTAGCATACTTTTTTTTTGAAACACTTTTTCTAGAAACTTCTTGCTTTTTTACTTTTTTATTTTCTATAAGTAGCTCCTTATCTAATGTATTAGAATAAAAAATATTTAATTGGTTAATTCCAAAAAATCCAATAAACAAAACTAAGAGCACTATTGCTGTGTAAGTAACATTTGTCTCAAAAAAAAGAGCTAACATGAATATAACACCATTAGCTATGGATAAGATTTTTAACCACTGTAATTTCTTTTTTTCTTTATTCGAAAATATATTTTCTAAGTTTTTTTGATGTCTATTTATAATTATCAAAGACCAAATAGAATAAGTCAAACCAGAGATAACAACTGTTAATCCTTCTATTAATACAAACCACTCAAAACCTTCTCCATTATTTTGATAAACAAGTATTTTCTGTTCGGTCGTTAATTGAAAAAAAGGGATTATTAATACGACTAAAATGATAGAAGGAATAAAATGCAGAAATACAGTACTTTTTTTTCTAATGGTATTTCCAGTAATTTCAATAACATACATATATAACAAAACACCATATAAAACTGGTAATACTAGCTCAACTCCAAGCCAATTTGGGTATTCAAAAAAATAACCAGACTCTAAAAAATATCGAAATATTTGAAGTAAAGAAATTAAAATGAGCCAGACAAAAAGAATTTTATCTGCACGTGATTTTTTAGCTTTCATTAATAAAAGAAGTGAAAGGAAAATAGCTATAAAAATTCCAATAATAAAAAACATATAGTTGGTTATTTCAAAAAATCAAAGTAACAAAATAATTCTTAGACCTAATTGATTTATTGTAAAATCCTGAAATAGGTTGACTAAAATTTAAACATTTTTAGTTAAACTATGGACACAAAGACAAAACTACCCTGCCGAAAAAAGAACTACAATAAAGTAGGTTTTGAACTCAAATTATTCATCATTGACCAAATTCATAATGGACGTATTTCTGTTAATTACGCTGCTAAAAAATACGATATTTCTAGAGCTACAATTCAGTACTGGATCAAAAAATATAGTACTTTTGAACAAAAAAAATTAGGTACGAGTAAACAAGATGAAATCAAAAAACTCAAAGAGAAAATTGAAGAACTAGAATTTGTAAAAGATTTTCAACAAGATATTATCGCTGATATGGAAATCATTACTGGTGTCGATATGTCAAAAAAGTCATTGCCCAAAACATTAGCAGAAGAGATTCAAAAAAAGAAGCAAAACCGTTTAAAAGAAAATGGTTAATTCAATGTTTTGGGATTAGTAAACAGGCCTTTTACAAACGATTAAAATCTTATCAAATAAAGCAAAATAACGAACTTATATTAACACAATTAGTCAAACAATGTCGTGATAGAATTGGTCAGAAATTAGGGGCTAAAAAACTATATCATCAATTAAAAATTGATATCGATAAAAAAGGAATAAAAATAGGGCGAGACAAGTTCTATAATTTCTTAAAAAGCCATAGATTACTAGTGCCTAGAACAAAAAACTATCATATTACAACGAATTCTAAACATCATTTTTATAAGTATAAAAACCTTGTATCAAACAAAATCCCGACAAGAGCGGAACAACTTTGGGTAACAGATATTACCTATATAAAAACAGAAAAAGGACATAATTATTTAGCTTTAGTAACAGATGCATATTCTAAGAAAATAATGGGGTATAAATTAGACACACATATGAGAACATCGCTTTGTATAGATGCACTCAAAATGGCTATCAAAAATCGAAAATATCCGAATGAAAAACTAATTCATCATTCAGATAGAGGACTACAATATTGCAATCCGACTTATACCTTATTTGCTGAAAAAAATGGTTTAATTATGAGTATGACTGAAAAATATGATCCATATGAAAATGCTATCGCTGAAAGAATTAATAGAACTTTAAAATATGAATATGGTTTGAAACTAACAATTAAAAACACTATTTTAGCAAAGAAAATTACAAAAAGTGCTATTAATATTTATAACAACCTTCGTCCACATTTAAGTCTCGATTTAAATACTCCTAAGAAGGTTCATATAAATCAAAATATCGAATATAAATCATATCGAAGAAATAAAAAAAATCTGGAATTATTAACCTTATAAATTCAAAAAAAAAGGTCAACCTATTTCAGGACAATACATTCATTACTCATTTATTTTCCTGCGGAAAATACTCGCAAACGTAGATGTTTGAGTTTTTTAAACTATATTAGTTGCTCGAAAAACGCAACGAAATCATATACAAGAACGTTAGCCACAATTAAAAAAAAATGAACGAACTAAGTAAAATACTGAAAGAATTAATTGGGTTATCTGAAAGTGAGTGGGAAAATTTTTCTAAACACCTAAAAAGGCAAGAACATAAGGCGAAAACCATATTAATTGAGGAAGAAAATCCAGCAGAAACCTTGTATTTTATTGAATCTGGACTATTTAGAACATATAAAAATTTAGACGAAAAAGATATTACAACTTACTTCGCTTGTGACAATCAGTTTATAACGGTTTTTAACAGCTTTATAAATCAAACACCTTCTTCAGAAAAGTTGGAAGTTCTTGAAGATAGCATCGTTTATGAAATATCTTCTCATAGTTTGGCTCAATTATATAAAAAATCGTCAAAATTTGAGAAATTTGGTAGGATTTTAGCCGAAAGAAATCACCTTTGTGCTTTAGAAAGAACTTTAACAATGCAGACAAAATCTGCGAAAAAAAGATACTTAGATTTTTTAAAAAATTACAACAAAAAAATTGTTAGTCGAGTTCCTCAATATCAAATTGCGAGTTTTCTTGGCATAGCTTCTGAATCGTTAAGTCGAATTAGGAAAGAAATTTCCATTTCATAACAAATGTCAAGATATAAATATTAAAACCTGTTGTTTCTTTGTGCTTTATAAATCGAAAAAATAAACACAATGAAAATATCAAAAAAAATAAAAATATCAATTGTTACAATACTTGCATTATTTGCTTTATTTATTATTAATGTAATATATAATTCTTGGTCGCTTAGTCCTTTAGCTTGGTCGCCACCTACAATTCCGAAATTAGATGGAGTACTTACAGAAAATGAATTATTAAGTACAACAGAGCGAATTGATTTAGATGGTTGGTTTGGTCCAGAAGATATTGCAATAGATAATCAAGGGAATTTGTATTGTGGAGTACATATTTCAAAAACAGATTTCACAGATGGTCGCGTTTTAAAAATAGATACGTCAGGAAAAGTTAGTGTATTTGCAAATTCAGAATCCTGGGTTACAGGAATGCATTTTGATAGTAATCAAAATCTAATCGCTGGCGACTTAGAAAGAGGTTTAATAAGTATAGACCAAAATGGTAACATTAAAACTTTGGCAAGTGAAGATGAAAACGGCAACAAATTCTTAATACCTAACGATGTGGATATTGCTAATGATGGAATGATATATTTTACAAATACATCATCAAAAGTGAATTTTAGCAACAAACATATTTGGAAATTACTAATGGAAGCTAGACCAGATGGCGGACTTTACAGTTACAACCCAAAAACAAAACGTGTAAAAACACTAATTGACGGAACATATTTTGGAAACGGAGTTGCTGTTTCTCAAAATGATGATTTTATATTAATGGTCGATTTAGCAAAATATAGAATACGCAGATATTGGCTTAAAGGAGATAAAAAAGGAACTACAGATATATTTTTAGATAATTTAACAGGATTTCCAAATGGAATTTCTAGAAGTAAAGACGGTAGTTTTTGGCTTGGATTTTCAACTAAAAGAGATAAATCATTAGATGAAATACATCCAAAACCTTTAGTTAAAAAAATAGTTTACGGACTTCCATCTTTTATGCAACCTAAGGCAGTACCTTATGGAATGTTAATGCATTTAAGTAGCAATGGAGAAATTATAAAAACATATTACGATACAACTGGAGAATTTGTAGCCGAAGCAACTTCAGTCGAAGAACACAATGGCTATCTTTACCTTGGTGGAGACGTATCTGGACACATTGGAAAATATAAACTGGAAAAATAAAAGTGGCTAACAATGTGTAAAAATAATAAGGGTTTTAGTGCTTAACACAAAGTTCAGTACTTTTAACATAGTCCGCAAAATTTACAGTTTTACGGACTATGTTTTGAAAGAAAAATTGTAAATTTCGCTAAGGAACAAACTGAATATTAAGTGCTTTTTTAACCCCTTACTATTCTTACACCAACCGTTGCCCACAATATAAGAAAACTGTAAAATCCTGAAATAGGTTGACTAAAATTTAAACACTTTTAGTTAAACTATGGACACAAAGACAAAACTACCCTGCCGAAAAAAGAACTACAATAAAGTAGGTTTTGAACTCAAATTATTCATCATTGACCAAATTCATAATGGACGTATTTCTGTTAATTACGCTGCTAAAAAATACGATATTTCTAGAGCTACAATTCAGTACTAGATCAAAAAATATAGTACTTTTGAACAAAAAAAATTAGGCATGAGTAAACAAGATGAAATCAAAAAACTCAAAGAGAAAATTGAAGAACTAGAATTTGTAAAAGATTTTCAACAAGATATTATCGCTGATATGGAAATCATTACTGGTGTCGATATGTCAAAAAAGTCATTGCCCAAAACATTAGCAGAAGAGATTCAAAAAAAGAAGCAAAACCGTTTAAAAGAAAATGGTTAATTCAATGTTTTGGGATTAGTAAACAGGCCTTTTACAAACGATTAAAATCTTATCAAATAAAGCAAAATAACGAACTTATATTAACACAATTAGTCAAACAATGTCGTGATAGAATTGGTCAGAAATTAGGGGCTAAAAAACTATATCATCAATTAAAAATTGATATCGATAAAAAAGGAATAAAAATAGGACGAGACAAGTTCTATAATTTCTTAAGAAGCCATAGATTACTAGTACCTAGAACAAAAAACTATCATATTACAACGAATTCTAAGCATCATTTTTATAAGTATAAAAACCTTGTATCAAACAAAATCCCGACAAGAGCGGAACAACTTTGGGTAACAGATATTACCTATATAAAAACAGAAAAAGGTCATAATTATTTAGCTTTAGTAACAGATGCATATTCTAA
The Tenacibaculum pacificus DNA segment above includes these coding regions:
- a CDS encoding helix-turn-helix domain-containing protein; protein product: MFFIIGIFIAIFLSLLLLMKAKKSRADKILFVWLILISLLQIFRYFLESGYFFEYPNWLGVELVLPVLYGVLLYMYVIEITGNTIRKKSTVFLHFIPSIILVVLIIPFFQLTTEQKILVYQNNGEGFEWFVLIEGLTVVISGLTYSIWSLIIINRHQKNLENIFSNKEKKKLQWLKILSIANGVIFMLALFFETNVTYTAIVLLVLFIGFFGINQLNIFYSNTLDKELLIENKKVKKQEVSRKSVSKKKYAKSGLTKNNVLEIYIALKELMDNKSYYKNSELTLVELAKILDVHPNYLSQVINEVEGKNFHNYINGLRIKEFIKLASIKENKKYTIISLAYDCGFNTKSTFNKNFKLQTGKTPTEFFNS
- a CDS encoding IS3 family transposase, which encodes MSKQAFYKRLKSYQIKQNNELILTQLVKQCRDRIGQKLGAKKLYHQLKIDIDKKGIKIGRDKFYNFLKSHRLLVPRTKNYHITTNSKHHFYKYKNLVSNKIPTRAEQLWVTDITYIKTEKGHNYLALVTDAYSKKIMGYKLDTHMRTSLCIDALKMAIKNRKYPNEKLIHHSDRGLQYCNPTYTLFAEKNGLIMSMTEKYDPYENAIAERINRTLKYEYGLKLTIKNTILAKKITKSAINIYNNLRPHLSLDLNTPKKVHINQNIEYKSYRRNKKNLELLTL
- a CDS encoding helix-turn-helix domain-containing protein, yielding MDTKTKLPCRKKNYNKVGFELKLFIIDQIHNGRISVNYAAKKYDISRATIQY
- a CDS encoding Crp/Fnr family transcriptional regulator yields the protein MNELSKILKELIGLSESEWENFSKHLKRQEHKAKTILIEEENPAETLYFIESGLFRTYKNLDEKDITTYFACDNQFITVFNSFINQTPSSEKLEVLEDSIVYEISSHSLAQLYKKSSKFEKFGRILAERNHLCALERTLTMQTKSAKKRYLDFLKNYNKKIVSRVPQYQIASFLGIASESLSRIRKEISIS
- a CDS encoding transposase, producing the protein MDTKTKLPCRKKNYNKVGFELKLFIIDQIHNGRISVNYAAKKYDISRATIQYWIKKYSTFEQKKLGTSKQDEIKKLKEKIEELEFVKDFQQDIIADMEIITGVDMSKKSLPKTLAEEIQKKKQNRLKENG
- a CDS encoding SMP-30/gluconolactonase/LRE family protein translates to MKISKKIKISIVTILALFALFIINVIYNSWSLSPLAWSPPTIPKLDGVLTENELLSTTERIDLDGWFGPEDIAIDNQGNLYCGVHISKTDFTDGRVLKIDTSGKVSVFANSESWVTGMHFDSNQNLIAGDLERGLISIDQNGNIKTLASEDENGNKFLIPNDVDIANDGMIYFTNTSSKVNFSNKHIWKLLMEARPDGGLYSYNPKTKRVKTLIDGTYFGNGVAVSQNDDFILMVDLAKYRIRRYWLKGDKKGTTDIFLDNLTGFPNGISRSKDGSFWLGFSTKRDKSLDEIHPKPLVKKIVYGLPSFMQPKAVPYGMLMHLSSNGEIIKTYYDTTGEFVAEATSVEEHNGYLYLGGDVSGHIGKYKLEK